In Vigna unguiculata cultivar IT97K-499-35 chromosome 3, ASM411807v1, whole genome shotgun sequence, a single genomic region encodes these proteins:
- the LOC114176704 gene encoding protein SCAR1 isoform X1, with product MPLVRLQVRNEFSLGQPELYREASREDPKAVLDGVAVAGLVGILRQLGDLADFAAEVFHGLQEQVLTTASRSHRLMVRVQNIEASLPALEKAVLAQTSHIHLAYTAGCEWHQRIKPAQNHFIYNDLPHFIMDSYEECREPPRVHLLDKFDTGGPGSCFRRYSDPTFFKRISADSDESYTEKTEKARKSHKSKKKRSRRNGEILRGEQRLSSSGRMQSVSSAINGRTSFSQTASTIDMRTKSDLEHYSNSFDSKSGAGYIECVFHPSDSVRSDEPDYKEPSSSRLTQKTDTLPSVSSHIEDRISHDLLEKRVASSTSGVTWDEKEEIVESKSQACDRDKTPERHVEKHDSDMNVNEDVTMTNIDHNHILFNEESNPKLVSNRVQTGDIDSEPDNYEDALNTIESESENDIDYITKREVQQFTSNDTHGNTEAPPNLLDNNLSDVISQTEYTAPINEETAKDLAEPLKDNHVLDLVSKPNASNLVSVSPSDSENLTRDATSVNREAFRDLPESLQDTPSLTSEPHASNLGPVSPSDVSDSEEMTRDPVSFNKETFGNLPDSLQEILPLTSKSNASDLGPGSPSDVLYSEEIARDTVSFNKETFIPDSLQEITPLTSEPHAFNLGSGSPLDFTCNEETTQDTVSLNKEMFSNLPEFMEEVPLCTSGPHASDLSSVTPSDGSVSKEIANTITESHPSRTPARELVPHTHENSVLDHSVCANTTYIGPTSVNDAVSTPIETNVSSFGSNSTTLPDEEAGKISSNICKYEETRKESLADHSVRFWTNGGLLGLEPSKPPDFNKSNSTSQGPLSTKGEPDGASGHNAMQKSDVYKEEQESTLAEVAEKILKGPTSRFITSGHVDDQACTSEKTNVNSLQSNGFGQTERNGSGEIRAIAPGSGLPAAPDTKDSTEPDQGNGENSSRVFGLSRRLLINSFQRKVSFDEKSEHYNSLKQVLLEQSGQNGIVEQSFPETNTFKEKAGSVYPMKLLPPSPPLEHMKISFHPIIGLETSKLKLKFPDGSNRHESVNDIFPSFQLVPESSIPLDGSVSHSDDDDTFCRSSPYISDDCRSPRSDYNSDQWESDETPGSSDHEVHDSPRRKSSTKSVSNDDTNVKSGNGTCTANGVEHSLSRPLLDFPSYDNVNPALEKESKKHSKFNNAVMLHGHAEPTAPPPPPPLPPNQWWVSKPQLDMTNETLHFISEDVELVNDHSLPDSTVFQQPRFTKLEQIQINHDDHESYENIIYKLKNKRIHLIRRFLQPDQKETNQLRMGKETDEREDFLYQIRTKAFNLRPTVTGKSNDATGPTANVKVTAILEKANAIRQVVASDDGEDDDNWSDT from the exons ATGCCTCTGGTGAGGTTGCAGGTGAGGAATGAGTTCAGTTTGGGGCAGCCTGAGTTGTACAGAGAGGCCAGCAGAGAGGACCCTAAAGCTGTGTTGGATGGTGTGGCTGTGGCTGGTCTTGTTGGGATCTTGAGGCAACTCGGTGATCTTGCTGA tTTTGCGGCAGAGGTTTTTCATGGTCTGCAGGAGCAAGTATTGACAACAGCTTCCAGGAGTCATAGATTGATGGTTCGTGTTCAAAACATTGAAGCTTCACTACCTGCCTTGGAGAAGGCTGTTTTGGCACAAACAAGTCACATACATCTAGCTTACACTGCTG GTTGTGAATGGCATCAACGCATAAAACCTGCTCAAAATCATTTCATTTACAATGACTTGCCTCACTTTATTATGGATTCATATGAAGAATGTCGTGAACCTCCACGTGTACACTTGCTTGATAA ATTCGATACTGGTGGCCCAGGATCTTGTTTCAGGAGATACTCGGATCCAACCTTCTTTAAAAGAATATCCGCTGATTCAGATGAATCTTACACTGAGAAGACTGAGAAAGCAAGGAAATCTCATAAAAGCAAG AAGAAAAGGTCGCGAAGGAATGGAGAAATTTTGAGGGGTGAACAAAGGCTTAGCAGCAGtggcag AATGCAATCTGTTTCTTCTGCTATCAATGGGCGGACTTCTTTCTCCCAGACAGCCTCCACCATAGATATGAGAACGAAGTCAGATCTAGAACACTATTCAAATTCGTTTGATTCAAAGTCTGGTGCTGGCTACATTGAATGTGTTTTCCATCCGAGTGATTCTGTGCGATCTGATGAGCCAGATTATAAAGAACCATCCTCTAGTAGGCTGACACAGAAAACTGATACTCTTCCATCGGTATCTTCTCATATAGAGGATAGGATTTCACATGATTTGTTGGAAAAACGAGTTGCCTCTAGTACATCTGGTGTTACTTGGGATGAAAAGGAAGAGATAGTGGAATCTAAAAGTCAAGCTTGTGATAGAGATAAAACTCCAGAGCGGCATGTGGAAAAACATGACTCAGATATGAATGTGAATGAGGATGTTACCATGACAAATATTGACCACAATCATATCCTATTTAATGAAGAAAGCAACCCGAAACTAGTCTCCAACAGGGTTCAAACTGGTGATATTGACAGTGAACCTGATAATTACGAGGATGCTCTCAACACTATTGAATCAGAGTCTGAAAACGATATTGATTATATAACAAAACGAGAGGTTCAACAATTCACTTCAAATGACACTCACGGAAACACTGAAGCTCCTCCTAATTTACTGGACAATAATTTATCTGATGTCATTTCCCAGACTGAATATACTGCTCCCATAAATGAAGAAACAGCCAAGGATTTAGCGGAACCACTTAAAGATAATCATGTTCTCGATCTTGTATCAAAGCCAAATGCATCTAATTTGGTATCTGTAAGTCCATCAGACAGCGAAAACTTAACAAGAGACGCCACATCTGTCAACAGAGAAGCTTTCAGGGATTTGCCCGAGTCACTGCAAGATACTCCTTCTCTTACATCAGAGCCGCATGCATCTAATTTAGGACCTGTTAGTCCATCAGATGTTTCCGATAGTGAAGAAATGACCAGAGATCCAGTTTCCTTCAACAAAGAAACCTTTGGTAACTTGCCTGATTCATTACAAGAAATCCTTCCTCTCACATCAAAATCAAATGCATCTGATTTGGGACCGGGGAGTCCATCAGATGTTCTTTATAGTGAAGAAATTGCCAGAGACACTGTTTCCTTCAACAAAGAAACGTTCATCCCCGACTCATTGCAAGAAATTACCCCTCTCACATCTGAGCCACATGCTTTTAATTTGGGATCTGGGAGTCCATTAGATTTTACTTGCAATGAAGAAACCACCCAAGACACAGTTTCCCTAAACAAAGAAATGTTCAGTAATTTACCTGAGTTTATGGAAGAAGTTCCTCTTTGCACATCAGGCCCACATGCATCTGATTTGTCATCTGTGACTCCATCAGATGGTTCTGTTAGCAAAGAAATAGCCAATACCATAACTGAATCACATCCTTCTAGAACTCCTGCCCGTGAACTGGTTCCTCACACACATGAAAATTCTGTTTTGGATCACTCAGTATGCGCGAATACCACCTATATTGGTCCGACTTCTGTTAATGATGCTGTGTCAACACCAATTGAAACCAATGTATCATCTTTTGGTTCTAATAGCACTACTTTGCCAGATGAGGAAGCAGGTAAGATCAGCTCCAATATCTGCAAATATGAAGAGACACGGAAAGAGTCTTTGGCTGATCACTCAGTTAGATTCTGGACCAATGGTGGATTATTAGGACTTGAGCCATCGAAACCTCCTGATTTTAACAAGTCAAATTCTACAAGTCAAGGGCCTTTGAGCACAAAAGGTGAACCAGATGGTGCTTCAGGTCACAATGCAATGCAAAAGAGCGATGTTTATAAAGAGGAACAGGAATCAACGTTAGCAGAGGTTGCAGAAAAGATTCTAAAGGGGCCAACTTCTAGATTCATAACATCAGGCCATGTTGATGACCAAGCTTGTACCTCTGAAAAAACAAATGTCAATTCTCTGCAGAGCAATGGGTTTGGTCAGACCGAAAGGAACGGGTCAGGGGAAATCAGAGCAATTGCTCCTGGAAGTGGTCTCCCAGCGGCCCCTGATACAAAGGACAGCACTGAACCCGACCAAGGAAATGGTGAAAACTCATCACGAGTGTTTGGACTTAGTCGTAGATTACTAATAAATAGTTTTCAACGGAAAGTTTCATTTGATGAAAAATCTGAACATTATAATTCTCTGAAACAAGTTTTATTGGAACAGAGTGGACAAAATGGTATTGTGGAACAGTCATTTCCTGAGACAAACACTTTCAAAGAGAAAGCTGGTTCTGTATATCCTATGAAGTTACTTCCTCCTTCACCTCCACTTGAACATATGAAAATATCTTTCCATCCTATCATTGGACTAGAGACCTCCAAACTAAAACTTAAATTTCCTGATGGCAGTAATCGTCATGAAAGCGTAAACGATATATTTCCTTCTTTCCAGTTGGTCCCTGAATCTTCCATTCCTCTGGATGGCTCAGTTTCTCACTCTGACGACGACGACACTTTCTGTAGATCATCTCCGTATATATCCGATGATTGTCGAAGCCCTCGCTCTGACTATAACTCTGATCAGTGGGAATCTGATGAAACTCCTGGAAGCAGTGACCATGAGGTACATGATTCTCCTCGCAGAAAGTCATCAACCAAGTCTGTGTCCAATGATGATACCAATGTTAAAAGTGGGAACGGTACATGTACTGCTAATGGCGTGGAACATTCTTTATCCAGGCCTTTACTTGATTTTCCGAGTTATGATAATGTTAATCCTGCACTTGAGAAAGAAAGTAAAAAGCATTCCAAATTCAATAATGCTGTTATGCTACATGGGCATGCAGAGCCTACagcacctccaccaccacctccacttCCTCCAAACCAATGGTGGGTCTCAAAACCACAGTTGGATATGACAAATGAGACACTGCATTTTATATCTGAAGATGTTGAACTTGTTAATGATCACAGTCTTCCAGATTCCACTGTCTTCCAGCAACCTAGGTTCACCAAGCTTGAGCAAATACAAATTAATCACGATGATCATGAGTCTTATGAGAACATTATATATAAGTTGAAGAACAAG CGGATTCATCTCATTCGGCGTTTCCTGCAGCCGGATCAGAAAGAAACAAACCAGTTGAGAATGGGAAAGGAGACAGATGAAAGAGAAGATTTCCTATATCAAATCAGGACAAAA GCCTTCAACCTGAGGCCCACAGTAACAGGAAAGTCAAATGATGCAACTGGTCCCACTGCCAACGTCAAAGTTACAGCAATATTAGAGAAGGCAAATGCAATTCGTCAG GTCGTTGCAAGTGATGATGGTGAAGATGATGATAACTGGAGTGATACatga
- the LOC114176704 gene encoding protein SCAR1 isoform X2, which yields MPLVRLQVRNEFSLGQPELYREASREDPKAVLDGVAVAGLVGILRQLGDLADFAAEVFHGLQEQVLTTASRSHRLMVRVQNIEASLPALEKAVLAQTSHIHLAYTAGCEWHQRIKPAQNHFIYNDLPHFIMDSYEECREPPRVHLLDKFDTGGPGSCFRRYSDPTFFKRISADSDESYTEKTEKARKSHKSKKRSRRNGEILRGEQRLSSSGRMQSVSSAINGRTSFSQTASTIDMRTKSDLEHYSNSFDSKSGAGYIECVFHPSDSVRSDEPDYKEPSSSRLTQKTDTLPSVSSHIEDRISHDLLEKRVASSTSGVTWDEKEEIVESKSQACDRDKTPERHVEKHDSDMNVNEDVTMTNIDHNHILFNEESNPKLVSNRVQTGDIDSEPDNYEDALNTIESESENDIDYITKREVQQFTSNDTHGNTEAPPNLLDNNLSDVISQTEYTAPINEETAKDLAEPLKDNHVLDLVSKPNASNLVSVSPSDSENLTRDATSVNREAFRDLPESLQDTPSLTSEPHASNLGPVSPSDVSDSEEMTRDPVSFNKETFGNLPDSLQEILPLTSKSNASDLGPGSPSDVLYSEEIARDTVSFNKETFIPDSLQEITPLTSEPHAFNLGSGSPLDFTCNEETTQDTVSLNKEMFSNLPEFMEEVPLCTSGPHASDLSSVTPSDGSVSKEIANTITESHPSRTPARELVPHTHENSVLDHSVCANTTYIGPTSVNDAVSTPIETNVSSFGSNSTTLPDEEAGKISSNICKYEETRKESLADHSVRFWTNGGLLGLEPSKPPDFNKSNSTSQGPLSTKGEPDGASGHNAMQKSDVYKEEQESTLAEVAEKILKGPTSRFITSGHVDDQACTSEKTNVNSLQSNGFGQTERNGSGEIRAIAPGSGLPAAPDTKDSTEPDQGNGENSSRVFGLSRRLLINSFQRKVSFDEKSEHYNSLKQVLLEQSGQNGIVEQSFPETNTFKEKAGSVYPMKLLPPSPPLEHMKISFHPIIGLETSKLKLKFPDGSNRHESVNDIFPSFQLVPESSIPLDGSVSHSDDDDTFCRSSPYISDDCRSPRSDYNSDQWESDETPGSSDHEVHDSPRRKSSTKSVSNDDTNVKSGNGTCTANGVEHSLSRPLLDFPSYDNVNPALEKESKKHSKFNNAVMLHGHAEPTAPPPPPPLPPNQWWVSKPQLDMTNETLHFISEDVELVNDHSLPDSTVFQQPRFTKLEQIQINHDDHESYENIIYKLKNKRIHLIRRFLQPDQKETNQLRMGKETDEREDFLYQIRTKAFNLRPTVTGKSNDATGPTANVKVTAILEKANAIRQVVASDDGEDDDNWSDT from the exons ATGCCTCTGGTGAGGTTGCAGGTGAGGAATGAGTTCAGTTTGGGGCAGCCTGAGTTGTACAGAGAGGCCAGCAGAGAGGACCCTAAAGCTGTGTTGGATGGTGTGGCTGTGGCTGGTCTTGTTGGGATCTTGAGGCAACTCGGTGATCTTGCTGA tTTTGCGGCAGAGGTTTTTCATGGTCTGCAGGAGCAAGTATTGACAACAGCTTCCAGGAGTCATAGATTGATGGTTCGTGTTCAAAACATTGAAGCTTCACTACCTGCCTTGGAGAAGGCTGTTTTGGCACAAACAAGTCACATACATCTAGCTTACACTGCTG GTTGTGAATGGCATCAACGCATAAAACCTGCTCAAAATCATTTCATTTACAATGACTTGCCTCACTTTATTATGGATTCATATGAAGAATGTCGTGAACCTCCACGTGTACACTTGCTTGATAA ATTCGATACTGGTGGCCCAGGATCTTGTTTCAGGAGATACTCGGATCCAACCTTCTTTAAAAGAATATCCGCTGATTCAGATGAATCTTACACTGAGAAGACTGAGAAAGCAAGGAAATCTCATAAAAGCAAG AAAAGGTCGCGAAGGAATGGAGAAATTTTGAGGGGTGAACAAAGGCTTAGCAGCAGtggcag AATGCAATCTGTTTCTTCTGCTATCAATGGGCGGACTTCTTTCTCCCAGACAGCCTCCACCATAGATATGAGAACGAAGTCAGATCTAGAACACTATTCAAATTCGTTTGATTCAAAGTCTGGTGCTGGCTACATTGAATGTGTTTTCCATCCGAGTGATTCTGTGCGATCTGATGAGCCAGATTATAAAGAACCATCCTCTAGTAGGCTGACACAGAAAACTGATACTCTTCCATCGGTATCTTCTCATATAGAGGATAGGATTTCACATGATTTGTTGGAAAAACGAGTTGCCTCTAGTACATCTGGTGTTACTTGGGATGAAAAGGAAGAGATAGTGGAATCTAAAAGTCAAGCTTGTGATAGAGATAAAACTCCAGAGCGGCATGTGGAAAAACATGACTCAGATATGAATGTGAATGAGGATGTTACCATGACAAATATTGACCACAATCATATCCTATTTAATGAAGAAAGCAACCCGAAACTAGTCTCCAACAGGGTTCAAACTGGTGATATTGACAGTGAACCTGATAATTACGAGGATGCTCTCAACACTATTGAATCAGAGTCTGAAAACGATATTGATTATATAACAAAACGAGAGGTTCAACAATTCACTTCAAATGACACTCACGGAAACACTGAAGCTCCTCCTAATTTACTGGACAATAATTTATCTGATGTCATTTCCCAGACTGAATATACTGCTCCCATAAATGAAGAAACAGCCAAGGATTTAGCGGAACCACTTAAAGATAATCATGTTCTCGATCTTGTATCAAAGCCAAATGCATCTAATTTGGTATCTGTAAGTCCATCAGACAGCGAAAACTTAACAAGAGACGCCACATCTGTCAACAGAGAAGCTTTCAGGGATTTGCCCGAGTCACTGCAAGATACTCCTTCTCTTACATCAGAGCCGCATGCATCTAATTTAGGACCTGTTAGTCCATCAGATGTTTCCGATAGTGAAGAAATGACCAGAGATCCAGTTTCCTTCAACAAAGAAACCTTTGGTAACTTGCCTGATTCATTACAAGAAATCCTTCCTCTCACATCAAAATCAAATGCATCTGATTTGGGACCGGGGAGTCCATCAGATGTTCTTTATAGTGAAGAAATTGCCAGAGACACTGTTTCCTTCAACAAAGAAACGTTCATCCCCGACTCATTGCAAGAAATTACCCCTCTCACATCTGAGCCACATGCTTTTAATTTGGGATCTGGGAGTCCATTAGATTTTACTTGCAATGAAGAAACCACCCAAGACACAGTTTCCCTAAACAAAGAAATGTTCAGTAATTTACCTGAGTTTATGGAAGAAGTTCCTCTTTGCACATCAGGCCCACATGCATCTGATTTGTCATCTGTGACTCCATCAGATGGTTCTGTTAGCAAAGAAATAGCCAATACCATAACTGAATCACATCCTTCTAGAACTCCTGCCCGTGAACTGGTTCCTCACACACATGAAAATTCTGTTTTGGATCACTCAGTATGCGCGAATACCACCTATATTGGTCCGACTTCTGTTAATGATGCTGTGTCAACACCAATTGAAACCAATGTATCATCTTTTGGTTCTAATAGCACTACTTTGCCAGATGAGGAAGCAGGTAAGATCAGCTCCAATATCTGCAAATATGAAGAGACACGGAAAGAGTCTTTGGCTGATCACTCAGTTAGATTCTGGACCAATGGTGGATTATTAGGACTTGAGCCATCGAAACCTCCTGATTTTAACAAGTCAAATTCTACAAGTCAAGGGCCTTTGAGCACAAAAGGTGAACCAGATGGTGCTTCAGGTCACAATGCAATGCAAAAGAGCGATGTTTATAAAGAGGAACAGGAATCAACGTTAGCAGAGGTTGCAGAAAAGATTCTAAAGGGGCCAACTTCTAGATTCATAACATCAGGCCATGTTGATGACCAAGCTTGTACCTCTGAAAAAACAAATGTCAATTCTCTGCAGAGCAATGGGTTTGGTCAGACCGAAAGGAACGGGTCAGGGGAAATCAGAGCAATTGCTCCTGGAAGTGGTCTCCCAGCGGCCCCTGATACAAAGGACAGCACTGAACCCGACCAAGGAAATGGTGAAAACTCATCACGAGTGTTTGGACTTAGTCGTAGATTACTAATAAATAGTTTTCAACGGAAAGTTTCATTTGATGAAAAATCTGAACATTATAATTCTCTGAAACAAGTTTTATTGGAACAGAGTGGACAAAATGGTATTGTGGAACAGTCATTTCCTGAGACAAACACTTTCAAAGAGAAAGCTGGTTCTGTATATCCTATGAAGTTACTTCCTCCTTCACCTCCACTTGAACATATGAAAATATCTTTCCATCCTATCATTGGACTAGAGACCTCCAAACTAAAACTTAAATTTCCTGATGGCAGTAATCGTCATGAAAGCGTAAACGATATATTTCCTTCTTTCCAGTTGGTCCCTGAATCTTCCATTCCTCTGGATGGCTCAGTTTCTCACTCTGACGACGACGACACTTTCTGTAGATCATCTCCGTATATATCCGATGATTGTCGAAGCCCTCGCTCTGACTATAACTCTGATCAGTGGGAATCTGATGAAACTCCTGGAAGCAGTGACCATGAGGTACATGATTCTCCTCGCAGAAAGTCATCAACCAAGTCTGTGTCCAATGATGATACCAATGTTAAAAGTGGGAACGGTACATGTACTGCTAATGGCGTGGAACATTCTTTATCCAGGCCTTTACTTGATTTTCCGAGTTATGATAATGTTAATCCTGCACTTGAGAAAGAAAGTAAAAAGCATTCCAAATTCAATAATGCTGTTATGCTACATGGGCATGCAGAGCCTACagcacctccaccaccacctccacttCCTCCAAACCAATGGTGGGTCTCAAAACCACAGTTGGATATGACAAATGAGACACTGCATTTTATATCTGAAGATGTTGAACTTGTTAATGATCACAGTCTTCCAGATTCCACTGTCTTCCAGCAACCTAGGTTCACCAAGCTTGAGCAAATACAAATTAATCACGATGATCATGAGTCTTATGAGAACATTATATATAAGTTGAAGAACAAG CGGATTCATCTCATTCGGCGTTTCCTGCAGCCGGATCAGAAAGAAACAAACCAGTTGAGAATGGGAAAGGAGACAGATGAAAGAGAAGATTTCCTATATCAAATCAGGACAAAA GCCTTCAACCTGAGGCCCACAGTAACAGGAAAGTCAAATGATGCAACTGGTCCCACTGCCAACGTCAAAGTTACAGCAATATTAGAGAAGGCAAATGCAATTCGTCAG GTCGTTGCAAGTGATGATGGTGAAGATGATGATAACTGGAGTGATACatga